The following coding sequences are from one Nicotiana tabacum cultivar K326 chromosome 1, ASM71507v2, whole genome shotgun sequence window:
- the LOC107760609 gene encoding expansin-B4-like encodes MSYPSIPQYSFYLFTILAIFSLSLKTCTSVPSKLVNVSMAETDPLLPAVATWYGDPAGAGSDGGACGYGNDVRNPPFSAMVSAGNSNLFKGGKGCGACYQVICKENLACSEVPITMTITDECPGTCGDGAPFHFDLSGTAFGALAKPGQADLFRGAGIINIGYKRVSCNYPQTTVTFKIDAGSNPSYFSCVIEFENGDGDLDLVELRPSGSDQWLPMKQSWGANWKIDLVPPQVIAPFSIRLTPLDSKKTLIAENVIPVDWAPGKSYRSLVNF; translated from the exons ATGTCGTACCCTTCTATTCCTCAATATTCCTTTTATCTATTTACCATTCTTGCTATTTTTAGTTTATCGTTGAAAACTTGTACTAGTGTGCCTTCTAAGTTAGTAAACGTCTCCATGGCTGAAACAGATCCATTATTACCCGCCGTCGCAACGTGGTACGGCGATCCCGCCGGAGCTGGCAGTG ATGGTGGAGCCTGTGGATATGGCAACGACGTAAGAAAtcctccattttctgcaatggtATCAGCTGGAAATAGCAATCTTTTTAAAGGAGGAAAAGGTTGTGGAGCCTGCTATCAG GTAATATGCAAAGAGAATCTAGCTTGTTCTGAGGTTCCAATTACAATGACAATCACAGATGAGTGCCCAGGCACTTGCGGCGACGGTGCTCCTTTTCATTTTGATTTAAGTGGAACTGCTTTTGGTGCCTTAGCTAAGCCTGGCCAAGCTGATTTATTTCGTGGAGCTGGAATTATCAATATTGGATATAAAAG AGTTTCCTGCAATTATCCGCAAACAACAGTGACATTCAAGATCGACGCTGGCTCTAATCCTAGCTATTTTAGctgtgtgattgagtttgaaaATGGAGACGGAGATCTTGATTTAGTAGAGCTTCGACCCTCTGGCTCAGATCAATGGCTTCCAATGAAACAATCGTGGGGAGCAAATTGGAAAATTGACTTAGTACCCCCACAAGTAATTGCTCCATTTTCCATTAGGTTGACTCCTTTGGATTCGAAGAAGACTCTTATTGCAGAAAATGTGATTCCAGTGGATTGGGCCCCAGGCAAATCCTATCGTTCGCTCGTCAACTTTTAA